A genomic region of Gemmatimonadota bacterium contains the following coding sequences:
- a CDS encoding Cof-type HAD-IIB family hydrolase has product MSYDLIAIDIDGTLLTSRREISPGTLQALRRAAEAGKHVALCTGRSLNSGRAAAEQVPPSTTLIFHSGALILESLDGPLLRAVNMPRSLAIDLVDFIKRRGHDPLVYEPVPESRYIWFERPRSANGWRERYLEANADKAFQVEGLDQVLDRDPAQIAVAGKGSSMRDLEAELTGYGNRIGTIMSRSTLVDDYWCMEIVPAGVSKAKALAFLGDRYGIAPERMISIGDNFNDLDMIEYAGLGVAMGNAPDPVRRAADLVAPTNDADGVAHVIDTCLL; this is encoded by the coding sequence ATGTCCTACGACCTCATCGCGATCGACATCGACGGCACCCTGCTGACGTCCCGCCGCGAGATCTCTCCCGGGACGCTCCAGGCGCTTCGAAGGGCCGCCGAGGCCGGGAAACACGTGGCTCTTTGCACCGGCAGAAGCCTGAACTCCGGCCGGGCAGCCGCGGAGCAGGTGCCGCCTTCCACGACGCTGATCTTCCACAGCGGCGCCCTCATACTCGAGTCCCTCGACGGCCCGCTGCTCAGGGCAGTCAACATGCCCCGGTCCCTGGCGATCGACCTGGTCGATTTCATCAAGCGGCGGGGACACGATCCCCTCGTCTACGAACCGGTGCCGGAAAGCCGGTATATCTGGTTTGAGCGTCCCCGTTCGGCCAATGGCTGGCGGGAACGCTACCTGGAGGCCAACGCGGACAAGGCCTTTCAGGTGGAAGGTCTGGACCAGGTGCTGGACCGGGACCCGGCGCAGATCGCCGTCGCCGGAAAAGGTTCGTCCATGCGTGACCTGGAGGCGGAGCTGACGGGATACGGGAACCGGATCGGCACCATCATGTCGCGCAGCACTTTGGTGGACGACTACTGGTGCATGGAAATCGTACCGGCCGGCGTGTCGAAGGCGAAGGCCCTTGCTTTCCTCGGTGACCGGTACGGAATCGCGCCGGAGCGCATGATCAGTATCGGTGACAACTTCAACGACCTGGACATGATCGAATACGCCGGACTCGGCGTCGCCATGGGGAACGCGCCGGACCCGGTGCGGCGCGCGGCGGACCTGGTCGCGCCGACCAACGACGCGGACGGCGTCGCCCACGTCATCGACACCTGTCTCCTGTGA
- the dnaG gene encoding DNA primase — protein MARIPDDLIDSIRSQADIVDVVSDYVTLRKSGRNYLGLCPFHDEKTASFSVNPERQIFHCFGCGKGGNVFTFLMEHENVSFVEAVRHIAGRLNISIPDTYREREASSEAESLARVTRFAARFFHERLMNSGQSSIVRRYTEKRGLSDETIKSFGLGYAPDSWNDLLNAARKQDIDAPWLVKAGLAKTGEQRTYDAFRKRLVFPIQAPGGRVVGFGGRALSDEDQPKYLNSPESPIYRKSQVLYGLYQAREALRQQGRVLVVEGYMDLLGLHQHGVRGVVALCGTALTRDQARLVARYGQQAFLVYDSDQAGVRATWRAIEPLVEAGLWTRIVRLPEGYDPDSYVAEHGPDGFLKRVEQADSIADFMGFHANLQESGDREEVFRTLADLIRKTTNLVHRERYREEAEHRFPALQGLLASELRSPGAVRRDRRSTQAESEQVRDEAPVERGLVQLMLNDRAIAELVERQLEPQDFNSPLYRGIVEHCFAKLGDEGTYDLSGLVDTIDNDETRRVITELINTVDSGVHLEQRARDHIIRIKQKRLKESMTRLMEQIKQMEKDGRSSELTEAMATYMELKHQEKVLLQTARGD, from the coding sequence TTGGCGCGCATACCGGACGACCTCATCGATTCGATCCGGTCGCAGGCGGACATCGTGGACGTTGTGTCCGACTACGTCACGCTGCGGAAATCGGGTAGAAACTACCTGGGACTCTGTCCTTTTCACGACGAAAAGACGGCTTCATTCAGCGTGAACCCGGAACGCCAGATCTTCCATTGTTTCGGGTGCGGCAAGGGCGGCAACGTATTCACCTTTCTCATGGAGCACGAGAACGTTTCCTTCGTGGAAGCGGTCCGCCACATCGCCGGGCGCCTCAATATCTCCATACCGGATACGTACCGGGAACGCGAAGCCTCCAGCGAGGCGGAAAGCCTCGCGCGGGTTACCCGGTTTGCCGCCCGGTTCTTCCACGAGCGCCTGATGAACAGCGGCCAGAGTTCGATCGTACGGCGCTATACCGAGAAACGGGGGCTGTCGGACGAGACGATCAAGTCCTTCGGGCTCGGCTACGCGCCCGATTCCTGGAACGACCTGCTGAACGCGGCGCGGAAGCAGGACATCGACGCGCCCTGGCTGGTCAAGGCCGGACTGGCCAAGACCGGCGAACAGCGGACCTACGATGCCTTCCGGAAGCGGCTCGTCTTTCCCATACAGGCGCCGGGAGGCCGCGTGGTCGGGTTTGGCGGGAGAGCCCTTTCCGACGAGGATCAACCCAAGTACCTCAATTCACCGGAGTCCCCCATTTACCGCAAGAGCCAGGTGCTCTACGGACTGTACCAGGCCCGGGAGGCATTGAGGCAGCAAGGACGGGTACTCGTCGTGGAAGGATACATGGATCTGCTCGGCCTGCATCAGCACGGCGTCCGCGGGGTAGTCGCCCTGTGCGGAACGGCGTTGACGCGGGATCAGGCCCGGCTCGTGGCGCGGTACGGACAGCAGGCGTTCCTGGTCTACGATTCGGACCAGGCCGGGGTGAGGGCGACCTGGCGCGCGATCGAACCCCTGGTGGAAGCCGGGCTCTGGACCCGTATCGTGCGGTTGCCGGAGGGATACGATCCCGACTCGTACGTGGCAGAACACGGCCCGGACGGATTCCTGAAGCGCGTCGAACAGGCCGATTCCATTGCCGATTTCATGGGATTCCACGCCAACCTCCAGGAATCCGGCGACCGGGAAGAGGTATTTCGAACGCTGGCCGACCTGATCCGGAAGACGACGAACCTGGTCCACCGGGAGCGGTACCGGGAAGAAGCCGAACACCGGTTTCCGGCGCTGCAGGGCCTGCTGGCCTCGGAACTTCGGAGCCCGGGTGCCGTCCGGCGCGACCGCCGGTCCACTCAGGCCGAGAGCGAACAGGTTCGCGACGAAGCGCCGGTGGAACGGGGCCTGGTCCAGCTCATGCTCAACGACCGGGCCATTGCCGAACTCGTCGAGAGGCAACTGGAGCCACAGGATTTCAATAGTCCCCTGTACCGCGGGATCGTCGAACACTGTTTCGCGAAACTGGGCGATGAGGGGACCTATGACCTCTCCGGCCTGGTCGATACCATCGACAACGACGAGACCCGCCGGGTCATCACGGAACTGATCAATACGGTCGACTCGGGTGTTCACCTGGAACAAAGAGCCCGGGACCACATCATACGCATCAAGCAGAAACGGCTCAAGGAAAGCATGACCCGCCTCATGGAACAGATCAAGCAGATGGAAAAAGATGGGCGAAGCAGCGAATTGACCGAAGCCATGGCCACCTACATGGAACTCAAGCACCAGGAAAAAGTCCTGCTGCAGACGGCCCGCGGAGATTGA
- a CDS encoding LarC family nickel insertion protein, whose protein sequence is MAIAYFDCFSGISGDMILGALVDAGLDFDTLNSELKKMPLEGYRLSRSTVTRQHIAGTKVDVAVRTSSGREIIEGPGEDGPYHDHGEARHLSDLTSVIEDSTLDAPVKHQAARVFDQLATAESEVHGISKQEVHLHEVSGVDAIVDVVGACIGLALLDIRQVYASALPLGRGFIHCAHGLMPVPAPGALELMRDMPVYHTGIEGELVTPTGAAFLKATADGHGIMPRMVLRRIGYGAGTKDFPEHPNLLRVCIGDPLD, encoded by the coding sequence ATGGCCATAGCGTACTTCGATTGCTTCTCCGGTATCAGCGGCGACATGATCCTGGGCGCGCTGGTGGACGCCGGCCTGGACTTCGATACCCTGAACAGTGAACTGAAGAAAATGCCCCTCGAAGGCTACCGCCTCAGCCGGTCGACGGTGACCCGCCAACATATCGCGGGAACCAAGGTCGATGTCGCCGTTCGGACTTCGAGCGGCCGGGAAATCATCGAAGGACCCGGCGAGGACGGACCTTATCACGACCACGGGGAAGCGAGGCACCTGAGCGACTTGACTTCCGTCATCGAAGACAGCACACTCGATGCCCCGGTCAAACACCAGGCCGCTCGGGTGTTCGATCAACTGGCGACAGCGGAAAGCGAGGTACACGGCATTTCGAAGCAGGAGGTGCACCTGCACGAAGTCAGCGGGGTGGACGCCATCGTCGACGTCGTGGGCGCCTGCATAGGCCTGGCCCTGCTCGACATACGACAGGTGTACGCCTCGGCACTGCCGTTGGGACGGGGGTTTATCCATTGCGCCCACGGCCTGATGCCGGTCCCCGCCCCGGGTGCGCTGGAACTGATGCGGGACATGCCGGTTTACCACACCGGGATCGAGGGCGAACTGGTTACACCGACCGGTGCCGCGTTTCTGAAAGCCACGGCCGACGGGCACGGTATCATGCCGAGGATGGTGTTGAGGAGGATCGGTTACGGCGCCGGCACCAAGGATTTCCCGGAGCATCCGAACCTGCTCCGGGTATGTATTGGCGACCCCCTGGATTAG
- a CDS encoding HAD family hydrolase has translation MYRLIALDIDGTLLDGSREMSDATVDAVHYAIESGVQVTVCTGRSLPSAADAVRHLPLNAPYVLNNGAMIYDVPNHRARYLRHLPSHVALDAVRVFRSIGFHPIVYGPLPEVGYFYYDSFDPDNQSFVDYAEQNADRVHRVDDVCDFLRQDITCITVAERNERVRSRESHIRGQLPDAQVVFEISPWDRRYSVITVMPSGVTKGEGLRRLALLLGIGLSEVMAVGDNLNDLEMLDVAGLGVAMGNGTPEIRARADYVTATVDDEGVARAIERFIL, from the coding sequence ATGTATCGTCTCATCGCCCTGGACATCGACGGCACGTTGCTCGACGGCAGCAGAGAAATGTCCGATGCCACGGTCGACGCCGTACATTACGCGATCGAGAGCGGCGTTCAAGTCACCGTGTGTACCGGGCGGAGCCTACCGTCCGCCGCGGACGCCGTGCGGCATCTGCCTTTGAACGCGCCGTACGTGCTGAACAACGGCGCCATGATTTACGATGTACCCAATCATCGTGCCAGGTATTTGCGACACCTCCCGAGTCATGTCGCGTTGGATGCCGTGAGGGTGTTTCGCAGCATCGGGTTTCATCCCATTGTCTACGGTCCCCTGCCCGAAGTGGGCTACTTCTACTATGACTCCTTCGATCCGGACAACCAGTCCTTTGTCGACTACGCCGAGCAGAACGCCGACCGCGTTCACCGGGTGGACGACGTCTGCGATTTTCTCCGGCAGGACATTACCTGTATCACGGTCGCCGAGCGCAACGAACGGGTCAGGTCCCGGGAGTCACACATAAGGGGGCAGCTGCCGGACGCGCAGGTGGTCTTCGAGATCAGTCCATGGGACCGCAGGTACAGTGTCATCACGGTAATGCCTTCCGGCGTTACCAAGGGCGAAGGGCTGCGCAGGCTGGCCCTGTTGCTCGGGATCGGCCTTTCCGAGGTCATGGCCGTGGGAGACAACCTGAACGACCTGGAGATGCTCGACGTCGCGGGCCTGGGGGTGGCCATGGGGAATGGAACACCCGAAATACGCGCCCGGGCGGATTATGTCACGGCTACGGTGGACGACGAAGGCGTCGCCCGGGCCATCGAACGATTCATACTCTGA
- a CDS encoding orotidine 5'-phosphate decarboxylase, with product MLLQLALDIPHAAAVRRLLDETAFGVDIIELGTPLLIRYGTGIISEIRRDYPETKILADLKIVDAGALESGLAFDAGADIVTVLGTAHQTTLCEAAEQAKQSGGRIMADLITAREADEAVRLAHALDRAGMDFICLHTAFDIRGQEDSAPIPERIDRVGAVVHRAGLAVAGGLNPRMIERLVPHDPDIVVVGRYVTGNVDPGGAVRRIREIMHRTDG from the coding sequence ATGCTGCTCCAGCTCGCCCTGGACATTCCCCACGCCGCAGCGGTTCGCCGCCTGCTGGACGAGACCGCCTTCGGGGTGGATATCATCGAGCTCGGCACACCCCTGCTGATCCGTTACGGGACCGGCATCATCTCCGAGATCAGACGGGATTATCCCGAAACGAAGATCCTGGCGGATCTCAAAATCGTTGATGCCGGCGCCCTGGAATCGGGCCTTGCCTTCGACGCGGGAGCGGATATCGTAACCGTGCTCGGGACGGCGCACCAGACTACACTCTGTGAAGCAGCCGAGCAGGCGAAGCAGTCCGGAGGCCGGATCATGGCCGACCTGATCACCGCACGCGAAGCGGATGAGGCCGTCCGCCTGGCCCATGCGCTGGACCGGGCCGGCATGGACTTCATCTGTCTTCACACGGCTTTTGACATACGGGGACAGGAGGATTCGGCGCCGATACCGGAACGAATCGACCGGGTGGGCGCAGTAGTTCACCGGGCGGGGCTGGCCGTCGCGGGTGGATTGAATCCCCGGATGATCGAGCGCCTGGTTCCCCACGATCCGGATATCGTGGTCGTGGGGCGTTACGTTACCGGAAACGTCGATCCCGGCGGGGCGGTCCGCCGGATCAGGGAGATCATGCATCGAACCGATGGATAA